In Bradyrhizobium manausense, the sequence ATTCGGGGGCGGGAGCGGCCTCTGGCGCAGGATCTCGTAAGGTGGGCAAAGGCGCGTTTTGCGCCGTGCCCACGATAGCTCACACTTGAGTGCGCAGCTTCTCCGCCGCCTTCGGCGCAAAGTAGCTGAGTACGCCGTCGGCGCCGGCGCGCTTGAAGGCGAGCAGGCTCTCCATCATCGCGCGGTCGCCGTCGAGCCAGCCGTTGTTGGCGGCCGCCGCGATCATCGCGTATTCGCCGGAGACCTGGTAGGCGAAGGTCGGCATCGCAAACGTGTCCTTCACGCGGCGGACCACGTCGAGATAGGGCATGCCGGGCTTCACCATCACCATGTCGGCGCCCTCGGAGATGTCGAGCTCGACCTCGCGCAGTGCTTCGTCGGTATTGGCGCTGTCCATCTGATAGGTGCGCTTGTCGCCGGTCAGCGTCTTGGCCGAGCCGATGGCGTCGCGGAACGGGCCGTAGAAGGCCGAGGCGTACTTTGCGGCATAGGCCATGATCTGCACATCGAGCAAGCCGGTGCGGTCCAGCGCCTCGCGGATCGCGGCGACGCGGCCGTCCATCATGTCCGAAGGCGCGATGATGTCGCAGCCGGCTTCCGCCTGCACCAGCGCCTGGCGCACCAGCACCGCGACCG encodes:
- the hemB gene encoding porphobilinogen synthase, yielding MAIKYGRPIELREVARGTGAAVPHALDLTVRPRRNRKAEWARRMVRENVLTTDDLIWPLFLIDGNNKRESIASMPGVERLSVDQAVREAERAMKLTIPCLALFPYTDPSLRDEEGSEATNPDNLVCQAVRAIKKEFPEIGILCDVALDPFTSHGHDGLISDGKILNDETVAVLVRQALVQAEAGCDIIAPSDMMDGRVAAIREALDRTGLLDVQIMAYAAKYASAFYGPFRDAIGSAKTLTGDKRTYQMDSANTDEALREVELDISEGADMVMVKPGMPYLDVVRRVKDTFAMPTFAYQVSGEYAMIAAAANNGWLDGDRAMMESLLAFKRAGADGVLSYFAPKAAEKLRTQV